In a genomic window of Vibrio marisflavi CECT 7928:
- a CDS encoding recombinase family protein has protein sequence MSKIGYARVSTSDQSLDVQIEKLKAAGCSKVFSDTATGSSTNREGLVNLMAYLRSGDTLVITRIDRIARSVLDLQQLIKQLQEQDIAFSALEQPVSTDSASEKAFLDMLAVFAEFELNIRRERQLEGITAAKKAGKYKGRKPLSESVATQVKQLYAERTSVSSIARTLGISRNSVYKILKSS, from the coding sequence ATGAGCAAAATTGGTTATGCCCGAGTTTCGACGTCAGATCAGTCGTTGGACGTTCAAATTGAGAAGTTAAAAGCAGCAGGTTGTTCGAAAGTATTTTCAGACACAGCAACAGGGTCATCTACCAATCGGGAAGGCCTTGTCAACTTGATGGCTTATCTTCGTTCAGGAGATACTTTAGTCATTACCAGAATTGATCGTATCGCGAGATCAGTGCTCGATTTACAACAACTCATTAAGCAATTGCAAGAGCAAGACATTGCTTTCTCAGCGCTTGAGCAACCTGTATCCACTGACTCTGCCTCAGAGAAAGCCTTTCTAGATATGCTAGCCGTATTCGCTGAGTTTGAGCTGAATATACGCCGAGAGCGTCAGTTAGAAGGCATTACTGCGGCCAAAAAAGCTGGAAAGTATAAAGGCAGGAAGCCACTATCAGAAAGCGTTGCGACCCAAGTTAAACAGCTTTATGCCGAACGGACTAGTGTTTCGTCCATAGCTCGCACTTTAGGAATCTCTCGAAACAGTGTCTATAAGATATTGAAGTCTAGTTAG
- a CDS encoding helix-turn-helix domain-containing protein: MGISQKELGVRLGMEEGTASARMNHYEKGRHTPDYLTLKRIAAELNVPVAYFFCESEIMAELMVKLESMDDEEIKAILTQLESN; encoded by the coding sequence ATGGGTATAAGTCAAAAAGAGCTTGGTGTTCGGTTGGGGATGGAAGAAGGCACGGCTAGTGCTCGCATGAACCATTATGAAAAAGGCCGCCACACCCCAGACTACCTAACGCTTAAACGTATTGCTGCTGAATTGAATGTGCCCGTCGCGTATTTCTTTTGTGAGTCTGAGATAATGGCCGAACTGATGGTTAAGTTGGAAAGTATGGACGATGAAGAAATCAAAGCTATCCTTACTCAGCTTGAATCTAACTAG